The proteins below come from a single Salinilacihabitans rarus genomic window:
- a CDS encoding DUF7524 family protein: MPGASVTVHVNRGESGTLQAATTALETRGSFDLLLRGHDGPAHVHCKLAGDLATVARIAQPNYYVEPGEQTVVPVDVDDVAGPVEGTLEVSTGYGATVVSIDVTVESGPRVDVDETLADPPEPEPEDGAGGRLPVAAGVKPGTVAVLVLALLAVGVAALTAAVVGGAAAFVGFLIVVVGVAVAVALLLG; the protein is encoded by the coding sequence GTGCCGGGAGCGTCGGTCACCGTCCACGTCAACCGCGGCGAGAGCGGGACGCTGCAAGCGGCGACCACGGCGCTCGAAACGCGCGGCTCGTTCGACCTCCTCCTGCGGGGCCACGACGGGCCGGCACACGTCCACTGCAAGCTCGCGGGCGACCTCGCGACGGTCGCCCGAATCGCCCAGCCGAACTACTACGTCGAACCGGGCGAGCAGACGGTCGTCCCCGTCGACGTCGACGACGTCGCCGGCCCGGTCGAGGGCACCCTCGAAGTGTCGACCGGCTACGGGGCGACCGTCGTCTCGATCGACGTCACCGTCGAGTCGGGTCCGCGGGTCGACGTCGACGAGACGCTCGCGGACCCGCCCGAACCCGAGCCGGAAGACGGGGCCGGAGGCCGGCTACCCGTCGCCGCCGGCGTCAAACCGGGGACGGTCGCCGTCCTCGTGCTGGCGCTGCTCGCCGTCGGCGTCGCGGCCCTGACCGCGGCGGTCGTCGGCGGAGCCGCCGCGTTCGTCGGCTTCCTGATCGTCGTCGTCGGGGTCGCCGTCGCCGTCGCGCTCCTGCTGGGCTGA
- a CDS encoding methytransferase partner Trm112 — protein MKESLLEILCCPLDKHDLELEDPEYGDEEVVGGVLVCTECGERYPVEDGIPNLLPPDMREETPA, from the coding sequence ATGAAGGAGTCGCTGCTCGAGATTCTCTGCTGTCCGCTGGACAAACACGACCTCGAACTCGAAGACCCCGAGTACGGCGACGAGGAGGTCGTCGGCGGGGTGCTCGTCTGCACCGAGTGCGGCGAGCGCTACCCCGTCGAGGACGGCATCCCGAACCTGCTCCCGCCGGACATGCGCGAGGAGACCCCGGCGTAA
- a CDS encoding adenylosuccinate synthase, whose product MTVTIVGSQLGDEGKGRVVDLYGDAADVVVRYQGGDNAGHTVVHDGETYKLSLVPSGAVRGKVGVLGNGCVVNPETLFDELDVLRERGLDPDVRVAERAHVILPYHRVLDGIEEDEKEDLAAGTTKRGIGPTYEDKVGRRGVRVGDLLDPEALRERLEYVVPQKKALAEDVFGIETDEAFDVDHLFETCREYGERLADENMTVDAGTYLQRRVDEGDAVMLEGAQGTSLDIDHGVYPYVTSSNPTAGGASVGSGLGPGVIGGGEIVGIVKAYLSRVGTGPLPTELGGVEGQTPDYDPADADDEEEELATYIRDEGGEYGTVTGRPRRVGWLDVPMLRHAARASSFTGLAVNHVDVLAGLDEVKVGHSYEFDGEEILTPPPTTEKWGRCEATFETFDGWPDVDWTEVADEGYEAIPENARAYLEYLADELDVPIYCVGVGPGREQTVVLEDPFE is encoded by the coding sequence ATGACCGTCACCATCGTCGGGTCCCAACTCGGCGACGAAGGCAAGGGGCGCGTCGTCGACCTCTACGGCGACGCCGCCGATGTCGTCGTCCGCTATCAGGGCGGCGACAACGCCGGCCACACCGTCGTCCACGACGGCGAGACGTACAAGCTATCGCTCGTGCCGTCGGGGGCCGTCCGGGGCAAGGTCGGCGTACTCGGCAACGGCTGTGTCGTCAATCCCGAGACGCTGTTCGACGAGCTAGACGTCCTCCGCGAGCGCGGCCTCGACCCCGACGTCCGGGTCGCCGAGCGCGCGCACGTCATCCTCCCGTACCACCGCGTCCTCGACGGGATCGAGGAAGACGAGAAGGAGGACCTCGCCGCCGGCACCACCAAGCGCGGCATCGGCCCGACCTACGAGGACAAGGTCGGCCGGCGCGGCGTCCGCGTCGGCGACCTGCTCGACCCCGAGGCGCTGCGCGAGCGCCTCGAGTACGTCGTCCCCCAGAAGAAGGCCCTCGCGGAGGACGTCTTCGGGATCGAGACCGACGAGGCGTTCGACGTCGACCACCTCTTCGAGACCTGCCGCGAGTACGGCGAGCGCCTCGCCGACGAGAACATGACCGTCGACGCCGGCACCTACCTCCAGCGGCGCGTCGACGAGGGCGACGCCGTCATGCTCGAAGGCGCCCAGGGGACCTCCCTCGACATCGACCACGGCGTCTACCCGTACGTCACCTCCTCGAACCCGACCGCCGGCGGCGCGTCCGTCGGCTCCGGGCTGGGCCCCGGCGTGATCGGCGGCGGCGAGATCGTCGGCATCGTCAAGGCCTACCTCTCGCGGGTCGGCACCGGCCCGCTCCCGACCGAACTCGGCGGCGTCGAGGGCCAGACTCCCGACTACGACCCCGCCGACGCCGACGACGAGGAAGAGGAACTCGCGACGTACATCCGCGACGAGGGCGGGGAGTACGGCACCGTCACCGGTCGACCCCGCCGCGTCGGGTGGCTCGACGTGCCGATGCTGCGCCACGCCGCCCGCGCGAGCAGTTTCACGGGGCTCGCCGTCAACCACGTCGACGTGCTCGCCGGCCTCGACGAGGTGAAGGTCGGCCACAGCTACGAGTTCGACGGCGAAGAGATCCTGACGCCGCCGCCGACCACCGAGAAGTGGGGCCGCTGCGAGGCGACCTTCGAGACGTTCGACGGCTGGCCCGACGTCGACTGGACCGAAGTCGCCGACGAGGGGTACGAGGCGATCCCCGAGAACGCCCGCGCGTACCTCGAGTACCTCGCCGACGAACTGGACGTTCCGATCTACTGCGTCGGGGTCGGCCCCGGCCGCGAGCAGACGGTCGTCCTCGAAGACCCGTTCGAGTGA
- a CDS encoding DUF7527 domain-containing protein — MDPRTQERVERWDSRPFAGGYDELSDLADRDFSGAVTAGGAWLFMLNGRVVGVVDGSLENFRDASGTVYVAPDPSLPLLCSMEERGGETRAKYYTNDTPLEEADRTLREGSFTGYIELSENVLSGDYYVVYYGGRRMAAAYIGNAERLLTGDEAFERAADEVGIYRVIDVEIEVTDIPGHEGDTGAAGPGSTGASGASATTDAGTNDATDAGMGGAGATDAAGGAAGGAGGGPGADDLRSGSLIPGDDDGPTADEPAGASASTDDSAEESNDLVTEAEGGDDPDPDSDRRGITVDDGHDAESNGPGITDDPAASGGAGDANAAPADETPDSSAPPAGDRSSLDPDELEAAAEELAQGGVPWEIDGEEADDGAAVADANGAGTGADGEVEDESQLEEPFKREEQWRETRRIPSIDPDRSTDDDADDDRGQRRGQSTASSASTSNRERSSGRSSAGSAGRSAGSGGESGSEADGEARLQRLQRRVEKLEKRRSALEERNEELEGERDRLRKKNRELSSTIEQLRSRIENLDSGDAAATSTRGTELSPQRALSETNLFVRYASKSEPTLAAAHDGEASREEVATNLRIEHHTSFDAADALVAGRPYEEFLADSMEYRFVEWLTHTLPYEIRDTGNADALGDLYDVIPRIDRAELGASISLEDDDTEDVPDEVSFDVVAFDKMGTPLLVATLNDSREPASQEMLEAVEEASSAVSANYPDMGASLVITSSFFQPGALEVAEQATSGGFLSRGSRLSYVNLTRKQGYHLCLMESRTGGFHMTVPEL; from the coding sequence ATGGACCCGCGCACGCAGGAGCGCGTCGAGCGGTGGGATTCCCGCCCGTTCGCGGGCGGCTACGACGAACTTTCGGATCTCGCCGACCGCGACTTCTCGGGCGCCGTCACCGCCGGCGGCGCGTGGCTGTTCATGCTCAACGGCCGCGTCGTCGGCGTCGTCGACGGCTCGCTCGAGAACTTTCGCGACGCGTCCGGCACCGTCTACGTCGCGCCGGATCCGTCGCTGCCGTTGCTCTGTTCGATGGAGGAACGCGGCGGCGAGACGCGAGCGAAGTACTACACGAACGACACGCCGCTGGAAGAGGCCGACCGGACGCTCCGGGAAGGGTCGTTTACCGGTTACATCGAGTTGAGCGAGAACGTCCTCAGCGGCGACTACTACGTCGTCTACTACGGTGGCCGGCGGATGGCCGCGGCGTACATCGGCAACGCCGAGCGCCTGCTCACCGGCGACGAGGCGTTCGAGCGCGCCGCCGACGAGGTCGGCATCTACCGGGTGATCGACGTCGAGATCGAGGTCACCGACATCCCCGGCCACGAGGGCGACACCGGCGCCGCCGGCCCCGGATCGACCGGTGCGAGCGGTGCGAGCGCCACGACCGACGCCGGAACGAACGACGCGACCGACGCGGGGATGGGCGGCGCCGGCGCGACCGACGCGGCGGGCGGCGCCGCCGGCGGTGCCGGCGGCGGCCCGGGCGCCGACGACCTCCGCAGCGGATCGCTGATCCCCGGCGATGACGACGGCCCGACCGCCGACGAGCCGGCCGGCGCGTCCGCGTCGACCGACGACTCGGCCGAGGAGTCGAACGACCTCGTCACCGAGGCCGAGGGCGGCGACGACCCCGACCCCGACTCCGACCGTCGAGGGATCACCGTGGACGACGGCCACGACGCCGAATCGAACGGGCCGGGGATCACGGACGACCCGGCGGCGTCGGGCGGGGCGGGCGACGCGAACGCCGCGCCGGCCGACGAGACGCCCGACTCGTCGGCCCCGCCCGCGGGCGACCGGTCGAGCCTCGACCCCGACGAACTCGAGGCCGCCGCCGAGGAACTCGCACAGGGGGGCGTCCCCTGGGAGATCGACGGGGAGGAGGCGGACGACGGCGCGGCGGTCGCCGACGCGAACGGCGCCGGAACCGGCGCCGACGGCGAGGTCGAGGACGAATCGCAACTCGAAGAGCCGTTCAAACGCGAGGAGCAGTGGCGCGAGACGCGGCGCATCCCCTCGATCGACCCGGACCGGTCGACCGACGACGACGCGGACGACGACCGGGGCCAGCGGCGGGGCCAGTCGACCGCGTCGTCGGCGTCGACGTCGAACCGCGAGCGCTCGTCGGGTCGGTCGAGCGCCGGGAGCGCCGGGCGCTCTGCCGGCTCCGGCGGCGAGAGCGGCTCGGAGGCCGACGGGGAGGCCAGACTCCAGCGCCTCCAGCGGCGCGTCGAGAAACTCGAGAAGCGCCGGTCGGCGCTCGAAGAGCGCAACGAAGAACTCGAAGGCGAGCGCGACCGCCTCCGGAAGAAAAACCGGGAGCTGTCGTCGACGATCGAGCAGTTGCGCTCGCGGATCGAGAACCTCGATTCCGGGGACGCCGCCGCGACCAGCACCCGCGGGACGGAGCTGTCGCCCCAGCGGGCGCTCTCGGAGACGAACCTCTTCGTCCGGTACGCTTCGAAGAGCGAGCCGACGCTCGCGGCCGCTCACGACGGCGAGGCGAGCCGCGAGGAGGTCGCCACGAACCTCCGCATCGAACACCACACTAGCTTCGACGCCGCGGACGCCCTCGTCGCCGGCCGGCCCTACGAGGAGTTCCTCGCCGACTCGATGGAGTACCGCTTCGTCGAGTGGCTCACCCACACCCTGCCCTACGAGATCCGCGACACCGGCAACGCCGACGCGCTGGGCGACCTCTACGACGTGATCCCGCGGATCGACCGCGCGGAGCTGGGGGCGTCGATCTCGCTGGAGGACGACGACACCGAGGACGTCCCGGACGAGGTGAGCTTCGACGTCGTCGCCTTCGACAAGATGGGGACGCCGCTGCTGGTCGCGACGCTGAACGACTCGCGCGAGCCGGCCTCACAGGAGATGCTCGAAGCCGTCGAGGAGGCGTCGTCGGCGGTCAGCGCCAACTACCCCGACATGGGGGCGTCGCTGGTCATCACGTCGAGTTTCTTCCAGCCGGGCGCACTCGAGGTGGCCGAGCAGGCGACCAGCGGGGGCTTTCTCAGCCGGGGCTCGCGGCTGAGCTACGTCAACCTCACGCGAAAACAGGGGTACCACCTCTGTCTGATGGAGTCGCGCACGGGCGGCTTCCACATGACAGTACCCGAGCTCTAG
- a CDS encoding UPF0058 family protein — protein sequence MHKDELLDLHEELVIIMEYFADREEVDEELFEPYRGLDVDPSDVHKSKSEHKHAVFVLGNALASAMSEDEFSSAGRIGKRMEELADDAESKI from the coding sequence ATGCACAAAGACGAACTCCTCGACCTTCACGAAGAGCTCGTGATCATCATGGAGTACTTCGCCGATCGCGAGGAGGTCGACGAGGAACTCTTCGAACCGTACCGCGGGCTCGACGTCGACCCCTCGGACGTCCACAAGTCGAAGAGCGAACACAAACACGCCGTGTTCGTCCTCGGAAACGCGCTCGCGTCGGCGATGAGCGAAGACGAGTTCTCCAGCGCCGGCCGGATCGGCAAGCGCATGGAGGAGCTGGCCGACGACGCGGAGTCGAAGATCTAG
- a CDS encoding VOC family protein: MSGIAFFATESLERVVDFYVEEVGASVWLEQPDCTILQYDNLLFGFCEREAADTDGVLTFVFETREAVDAAHERLRERATDEPHENERYRIYQFFAEDPEGRTIEFQTFLHETEPV; the protein is encoded by the coding sequence ATGTCGGGAATCGCGTTCTTCGCGACGGAATCGCTCGAACGGGTCGTCGACTTCTACGTCGAGGAGGTGGGTGCGTCGGTCTGGCTCGAACAGCCCGACTGTACGATCCTGCAGTACGACAACCTGCTGTTTGGCTTCTGCGAGCGCGAGGCGGCCGACACCGACGGGGTCCTCACGTTCGTCTTCGAGACCCGCGAGGCGGTGGACGCGGCCCACGAGCGCCTGCGCGAGCGGGCGACCGACGAGCCACACGAGAACGAGCGCTACCGGATCTACCAGTTCTTCGCCGAGGACCCGGAGGGGCGAACGATCGAGTTCCAGACGTTCCTGCACGAGACGGAGCCGGTGTGA
- a CDS encoding ABC transporter ATP-binding protein: MRAGTGRSTATEKRVLGVDEPVPADSASAAADAAAEVVLELDGIAKRYGDEDVISDLSISVRDGEILTLLGPSGCGKTTTLRLIAGLERPNAGVVRLGDDAVAGDGTFVPPEERDVGVVFQEFALFPHLTARENVAFGLRDVPGEERDARVEDLLDLVGLADHGEDYPDELSGGQQQRVALARSLAPEPRILLLDEPFSNLDVDLRVEMREEVRRIVKAAGVTAVSVTHDQEEALSISDRVAVMNDGAVEQVDAPERVFQQPESRFVAGFLGHASFLSGRVHGDHVDTALGRVLREDVHGLAEEYDRTVIDLLVRPDDVTAFPAGDAEADGTVVYRRYLGPTVLYRVELDDGETIECMHNHSDRLELDERVAVRVTADHELAWFPADHREGDEDVVAD, from the coding sequence ATGCGCGCAGGCACCGGACGGTCGACGGCGACGGAAAAGCGCGTTCTCGGCGTCGACGAGCCCGTACCCGCCGATTCGGCGTCGGCGGCCGCCGACGCGGCGGCGGAGGTGGTGCTCGAACTCGACGGCATCGCGAAGCGCTACGGCGACGAGGACGTCATCTCCGACCTCTCGATCTCGGTCCGCGACGGGGAGATCCTCACCCTGCTCGGGCCCTCGGGCTGTGGGAAGACCACGACGCTGCGGCTGATCGCCGGCCTCGAACGGCCCAACGCCGGCGTCGTCCGCCTCGGCGACGACGCCGTCGCGGGCGACGGGACGTTCGTCCCGCCCGAGGAGCGCGACGTCGGCGTCGTCTTCCAGGAGTTCGCGCTGTTCCCGCACCTCACCGCCCGCGAGAACGTCGCCTTCGGCCTCCGGGACGTGCCCGGGGAGGAACGCGACGCCCGCGTCGAGGACCTGCTCGACCTCGTCGGACTGGCCGACCACGGCGAGGACTACCCCGACGAACTCTCCGGCGGCCAGCAACAGCGGGTCGCCCTCGCCCGGTCGCTCGCGCCCGAGCCCCGGATCTTGCTGCTGGACGAGCCGTTCTCGAACCTCGACGTCGACCTCCGGGTCGAGATGCGCGAGGAGGTCCGCCGGATCGTCAAGGCGGCCGGCGTGACGGCCGTCTCGGTCACCCACGATCAGGAGGAGGCGCTGTCGATCTCCGACCGCGTCGCCGTGATGAACGACGGCGCCGTCGAGCAGGTCGACGCGCCCGAGCGGGTCTTCCAGCAGCCCGAGTCCCGGTTCGTCGCCGGCTTCCTCGGCCACGCGAGCTTTCTCTCCGGACGCGTCCACGGCGACCACGTCGACACCGCGCTCGGGCGGGTCCTCCGCGAGGACGTCCACGGCCTCGCCGAGGAGTACGACCGGACGGTCATCGACCTGCTCGTCCGCCCCGACGACGTGACCGCCTTCCCCGCCGGCGACGCGGAGGCCGACGGCACGGTCGTCTACCGCCGGTACCTCGGGCCGACCGTCCTCTACCGGGTCGAACTCGACGACGGCGAGACGATCGAGTGCATGCACAACCACTCCGACCGGCTCGAACTGGACGAGCGCGTCGCCGTCCGCGTCACCGCCGACCACGAACTCGCGTGGTTCCCGGCGGACCACCGCGAGGGCGACGAGGACGTCGTCGCGGACTGA
- a CDS encoding DUF5793 family protein — protein sequence MRREHFTLDVSNVDWVETDGEPEKPSVSIDFTGPASMLRERLTGPDGEILDAAETDVALRLQGPLGADATGVVSVTNRITGDFVLELNEEAENVLRFIRAARGYGERDADDDGRYEVAITLDGDPFVEYDKGTFLVYDDEGNLLRQHSLIPSGVEL from the coding sequence ATGAGGCGCGAGCACTTCACGCTGGACGTCAGCAACGTCGACTGGGTCGAGACCGACGGCGAACCAGAGAAACCCTCGGTATCGATCGACTTCACCGGTCCGGCGTCGATGCTCCGCGAGCGCCTCACTGGTCCCGACGGCGAGATCCTCGACGCCGCAGAGACGGACGTCGCCCTCCGACTCCAGGGTCCGCTCGGCGCCGACGCCACGGGCGTCGTGAGCGTCACGAACCGCATCACCGGCGACTTCGTGCTCGAACTCAACGAGGAGGCCGAGAACGTCCTGCGGTTCATCCGCGCGGCCCGCGGCTACGGCGAGCGCGACGCCGACGACGACGGCCGGTACGAGGTCGCGATCACCCTCGACGGCGACCCGTTCGTCGAGTACGACAAGGGTACCTTCCTCGTCTACGACGACGAGGGGAACCTGCTGCGCCAGCACAGCCTGATCCCCAGCGGCGTCGAACTCTGA
- a CDS encoding class I SAM-dependent methyltransferase gives MDRRADVRDTYDRIAPHFASTREYAWPEVESFVADRPPADVGLDLGCGNCRHAEVLAGRVDRVVGLDVSRGLLETGRERAAERGFAVDLLQGDAARLPLCDGCVDVAVYVATLHHLPTRAGRLASLDELARVLAPGGRALVSAWSTAHDRFDGAEEGFDTTVEWTLPGGETVDRFYHIYDPEEFVADLEASALTRREWELSSGNCYAVVGPKPADGANASPGSMD, from the coding sequence ATGGACCGCCGGGCCGACGTCCGCGACACGTACGACCGGATCGCCCCCCACTTCGCGTCGACCCGCGAGTACGCCTGGCCCGAGGTCGAGTCGTTCGTCGCCGACCGACCGCCCGCGGACGTCGGCCTCGACCTCGGCTGTGGCAACTGCCGCCACGCCGAGGTCCTCGCCGGGCGCGTCGACCGCGTGGTCGGCCTCGACGTCAGCCGCGGCCTGCTCGAAACCGGCCGCGAGCGCGCCGCCGAGCGGGGTTTCGCCGTCGACCTCCTGCAGGGCGACGCCGCTCGCCTCCCGCTGTGTGACGGGTGCGTCGACGTCGCCGTCTACGTCGCGACGCTGCACCACCTCCCGACCCGCGCGGGCCGCCTCGCCAGCCTCGACGAACTCGCGCGCGTCCTCGCCCCGGGCGGCCGGGCGCTCGTCAGCGCCTGGAGCACGGCCCACGACCGCTTCGACGGTGCCGAGGAGGGGTTCGACACGACCGTCGAATGGACCCTCCCCGGCGGCGAGACGGTCGACCGCTTCTACCACATCTACGACCCCGAGGAGTTCGTCGCCGACCTCGAGGCGAGCGCGCTGACACGCCGCGAGTGGGAACTCTCCAGCGGGAACTGTTACGCGGTCGTCGGCCCGAAACCGGCAGACGGCGCGAACGCCTCGCCGGGATCGATGGATTGA
- a CDS encoding ZIP family metal transporter translates to MALLENLVFVFVAGFITALATGVGALPFFFFEEISDRWNVFLWGLASGIMVSASVFGLLSEGLAEGTLRDVVPGAVAGVLLVVVSHHLISGAEVNPREYEAADFKKLVLILGILTVHSFPEGVAVGVSFADLGLEGGTQVLGFTVPLLAVFMTVAISIHNVPEGTAIAIPLRAMGVSNWKMVWWAVFSSLPQPIGAVLAFYFVRIAREFLPFGFGFAAGAMIFLVVSEFVPEALETGSKLPGKGRRELTSGLLVGVLLMVPLAAV, encoded by the coding sequence ATGGCTCTCCTCGAGAACCTGGTGTTCGTGTTCGTCGCCGGGTTTATCACCGCCCTGGCGACCGGCGTCGGGGCGCTCCCGTTTTTCTTCTTCGAGGAGATCAGCGACCGATGGAACGTCTTCCTCTGGGGGCTCGCCTCCGGGATCATGGTCTCGGCGTCGGTGTTCGGGCTGCTGTCCGAGGGGCTCGCCGAGGGGACGCTCCGCGACGTCGTCCCCGGCGCCGTCGCCGGCGTCTTGCTGGTGGTCGTCAGCCACCACCTCATCTCGGGCGCGGAGGTCAACCCCCGCGAGTACGAGGCCGCCGACTTCAAGAAACTCGTGCTCATCCTCGGCATCCTGACCGTCCACAGCTTTCCCGAGGGGGTCGCCGTCGGCGTCTCCTTCGCCGACCTCGGCCTCGAAGGCGGGACGCAGGTCCTCGGCTTTACCGTCCCGCTGCTGGCGGTGTTCATGACGGTCGCCATCTCGATCCACAACGTTCCCGAGGGGACCGCCATCGCCATCCCGCTGCGCGCGATGGGCGTCTCGAACTGGAAGATGGTCTGGTGGGCGGTCTTCTCGAGTCTCCCCCAGCCGATCGGCGCCGTCCTCGCGTTCTACTTCGTCCGGATCGCCCGCGAGTTCCTCCCGTTCGGCTTCGGCTTCGCCGCCGGGGCGATGATCTTCCTCGTGGTGTCGGAGTTCGTCCCGGAGGCCCTCGAAACGGGGTCGAAACTGCCCGGCAAGGGCCGCCGCGAACTGACCTCCGGGCTGCTCGTCGGCGTGCTCCTTATGGTGCCGCTGGCGGCCGTCTGA
- a CDS encoding nitrous oxide reductase accessory protein NosL has translation MDERPIDATSTVDRRTVLAGAAIAGVGALAGCLGEDDVPDPVSIEDGRECDNCGMMIAKHPGPVGESFYEADAGVTDDPEAPAQFCSGTCTYAFGFDQADAGHESIVTYATDYSSVDWDLETSDGETAISAHLDAEAFAPVTDLTFVGDSDVEGAMGASLIGFSDADDADAFVDEHGGDRYEDEDVTRELISSLMM, from the coding sequence ATGGACGAACGACCGATCGACGCGACCTCGACCGTGGACCGACGGACCGTCCTCGCCGGCGCCGCGATCGCCGGCGTCGGTGCCCTCGCCGGTTGTCTCGGCGAGGACGACGTCCCGGACCCGGTCTCGATCGAAGACGGCCGCGAGTGCGACAACTGCGGCATGATGATCGCGAAACACCCCGGCCCCGTCGGGGAGTCGTTCTACGAGGCGGACGCCGGGGTCACCGACGACCCCGAGGCACCGGCGCAGTTCTGCAGCGGCACCTGCACGTACGCGTTCGGCTTCGATCAGGCCGACGCCGGCCACGAGTCGATCGTCACCTACGCGACGGACTACTCGTCGGTCGACTGGGACCTCGAGACCAGCGACGGGGAGACCGCCATCAGCGCCCACCTCGACGCCGAGGCGTTCGCGCCCGTCACGGACCTGACGTTCGTCGGGGACAGCGATGTCGAGGGCGCGATGGGGGCGTCGCTGATCGGCTTCTCCGACGCCGACGACGCCGACGCGTTCGTCGACGAGCACGGCGGCGACCGCTACGAGGACGAGGACGTCACGCGCGAGTTGATCAGCAGCCTGATGATGTAA
- a CDS encoding ABC transporter permease, with the protein MSAAEYAESTAEGAREETGDGAAPGSARLVGTVLDREVRTVVRTPAFSLLAAALAAVLLGIAWTGGGIGAGYVPTAVDLLTPLELLVPAVAFAFGYRAILAADRRGELDVLETYPVSPREFVLGVYLGRAVGLVVAVGLPLAVVAAAVALSGTDVTPIYATHEGVDSPLLFARFAALTVGFALASLAVAVAVSALATATRGAIALAAIALVGLLVGLDLALVYGFGAGVVGESSLVYSLALSPLSAYRGLVLETAVVVASGTGPRAASPAASALGLLLWTAASLAVATLAVRRS; encoded by the coding sequence GTGAGCGCCGCCGAGTACGCCGAGTCGACCGCCGAGGGCGCCCGCGAGGAGACCGGCGACGGCGCCGCGCCGGGATCGGCCCGACTCGTCGGGACGGTCCTCGACCGGGAGGTCCGGACGGTCGTCCGGACGCCCGCGTTCTCGCTGCTGGCGGCGGCGCTGGCGGCGGTCCTCCTCGGAATCGCCTGGACCGGCGGGGGGATCGGCGCCGGCTACGTGCCGACGGCGGTCGACCTCCTCACGCCGCTGGAGTTGCTCGTCCCGGCGGTCGCCTTCGCGTTCGGCTACCGGGCGATCCTCGCCGCCGACCGGCGGGGCGAACTGGACGTCCTCGAGACCTACCCCGTCTCGCCCCGGGAGTTCGTCCTCGGCGTCTACCTCGGGCGGGCGGTCGGCCTCGTCGTCGCCGTCGGCCTCCCGCTTGCGGTCGTCGCGGCGGCGGTCGCGCTCTCGGGAACGGACGTCACGCCGATCTACGCGACCCACGAGGGCGTCGACTCGCCGCTGCTGTTCGCCCGGTTTGCCGCCCTGACGGTCGGGTTCGCGCTGGCGTCGCTCGCGGTCGCCGTCGCCGTCTCGGCGCTCGCGACCGCCACGCGGGGCGCGATCGCGCTCGCGGCCATCGCCCTCGTGGGCCTGCTCGTCGGCCTCGACCTCGCGCTCGTCTACGGCTTCGGCGCCGGCGTCGTCGGCGAGTCGAGTCTGGTCTACTCGCTGGCGCTGAGTCCGCTCAGCGCCTACCGCGGACTCGTCCTCGAAACCGCGGTCGTCGTCGCCTCCGGTACCGGGCCGCGGGCCGCCTCGCCGGCCGCCAGCGCGCTCGGCCTCCTGCTGTGGACCGCGGCGTCGCTCGCCGTCGCGACGCTCGCGGTGCGGCGGTCGTAA
- a CDS encoding ABC transporter ATP-binding protein, which translates to MTDETPTLEATALKHSYGDVPVLEDVTLALPAGTVTALIGPNGSGKTTLIRALAGLHEPTGGTVRYRGPETAREIGYLPQRPEFRPGFTARETLAFYAELLGEGAADATARLELVGLAAAADRPVEALSGGMTRLLGIAQATVGSPPVVILDEPGSGLDPGMRVHVFEIAAELADEGAAVLLSSHSLDLVERTADRVALLDEGRIVRSGSPAAVRDDLGAATLLEAYERSVAGDAGTVRVRGESA; encoded by the coding sequence ATGACAGACGAGACACCGACGCTCGAAGCGACGGCCCTGAAACACTCCTACGGCGACGTCCCCGTCCTCGAAGACGTCACGCTGGCGCTGCCGGCGGGGACGGTCACCGCGCTGATCGGCCCGAACGGCTCGGGCAAGACGACGCTGATCCGCGCGCTCGCGGGCCTGCACGAACCGACCGGGGGGACGGTCCGCTACCGCGGGCCGGAGACGGCCCGCGAGATCGGCTACCTGCCCCAGCGACCCGAGTTCCGCCCGGGGTTTACCGCCCGCGAGACGCTCGCGTTCTACGCCGAGTTGCTCGGCGAGGGCGCGGCCGACGCGACGGCACGACTCGAACTCGTCGGCCTCGCGGCCGCGGCCGACCGCCCCGTCGAGGCGCTCTCCGGGGGGATGACCCGGCTGCTCGGGATCGCGCAGGCGACGGTCGGCTCCCCGCCGGTCGTGATCCTCGACGAACCCGGGAGCGGCCTCGACCCGGGGATGCGGGTCCACGTCTTCGAGATCGCGGCCGAACTGGCCGACGAGGGGGCCGCCGTCCTCCTCAGTTCGCACTCGCTCGACCTCGTCGAGCGGACCGCCGACCGGGTCGCGCTGCTCGACGAGGGGCGGATCGTCCGGTCGGGGTCGCCGGCGGCGGTCCGCGACGACCTCGGCGCCGCGACGCTGCTCGAGGCCTACGAGCGGTCCGTCGCCGGCGACGCCGGCACCGTCCGCGTGCGGGGTGAGTCGGCGTGA